One genomic segment of Streptomyces sp. NBC_00239 includes these proteins:
- a CDS encoding GNAT family N-acetyltransferase — MRDLTQGQEIGPYVVRHARPEDAPGARSVMLDTFYREFDYGYVPQWHDDVVDIDSTYLRHPRHTLVVAVLGEEVVGTTALNSRGPAHPPHPRRLTERYPSGRTAQLLRVYVRPDHRRHGLARAMVRTACEFAAGVPGYDTIYLHTNVDIPGAEAFWRSMADEVCDARTTGEHGGYGTVHFEIPIPVAATAGRLSGP; from the coding sequence ATGAGGGACCTGACGCAGGGGCAGGAGATCGGACCGTACGTGGTACGACACGCCAGGCCCGAGGACGCACCCGGCGCGCGGAGCGTCATGCTCGACACCTTCTACCGGGAGTTCGACTACGGGTACGTACCCCAGTGGCACGACGACGTCGTCGACATCGACAGCACCTACCTCCGGCACCCACGCCACACCCTCGTCGTGGCCGTCCTGGGCGAAGAAGTGGTCGGCACCACCGCGCTGAACTCCCGCGGGCCCGCCCACCCCCCGCACCCGCGCCGGCTCACCGAGCGCTACCCCTCCGGACGCACGGCGCAGCTCCTGCGGGTGTACGTGCGCCCGGACCACCGCAGGCACGGACTGGCACGCGCCATGGTCAGGACAGCCTGCGAGTTCGCCGCCGGCGTCCCGGGCTACGACACGATCTACCTGCACACGAACGTCGACATCCCGGGCGCGGAAGCCTTCTGGCGCAGCATGGCCGACGAGGTCTGCGACGCCCGAACGACCGGCGAGCACGGCGGCTACGGGACGGTCCACTTCGAAATCCCGATCCCCGTGGCGGCCACCGCCGGCCGGCTCAGCGGCCCCTGA
- a CDS encoding ATP-grasp domain-containing protein — MAHLLVVESWVGSMSRLLPRAIGEGGHEFTFVTRDLHHYLRAAGSEGPHPLLAARNVITADTNDMDELLPHLERLHAVLGFDGVVSSCDYYLPAVARIAGRLGLPGPTVEAVEGACRKDLTRLVLAEAGVPGPRYALCTDTAQAAAAAREIGYPLVVKPVDLCAGMLVREVRDERELELACRALAEFPVNARGQDRTPSVLLEELLTGPEVSVETVSSGGATGVVGVTDKSIGGAPAFIETGHMFPAGIAPEAEREAVDTAVAAVKALGLDHVVCHTEIKLTPEGPKVVEVNPRPAGNRITELVRHVTGIDLAAACLDVALGRTPDLTPRPTGVHSAAIAFLLPDTTGTLTGIQGADEVRSQPGVLELTLAEPGRAVRAATSNNEYLGHIMTADTRGSGAREAAERLIAHLHPTYEQCSAEPSAVPA, encoded by the coding sequence TTGGCGCATCTGCTGGTTGTCGAGAGCTGGGTGGGGTCGATGAGCAGGCTGCTGCCCAGGGCGATCGGAGAAGGCGGGCACGAGTTCACCTTCGTCACCCGGGACCTGCACCACTACCTGCGGGCCGCCGGGTCCGAAGGCCCGCACCCGTTGCTGGCCGCGCGCAACGTCATCACCGCGGACACGAACGACATGGACGAGCTGCTGCCCCACCTGGAACGCCTGCACGCGGTGCTCGGCTTCGACGGGGTCGTCTCCTCCTGCGACTACTACCTGCCGGCCGTGGCCCGGATCGCAGGCCGGCTGGGACTGCCCGGCCCGACCGTGGAAGCCGTCGAGGGCGCCTGCCGCAAGGACCTGACCCGCCTGGTACTGGCCGAGGCCGGGGTGCCGGGCCCCCGCTACGCACTCTGCACGGACACCGCGCAGGCCGCGGCCGCCGCCCGGGAGATCGGCTATCCCCTGGTGGTCAAGCCCGTGGACCTGTGCGCCGGCATGCTGGTCCGCGAGGTCCGCGACGAGCGCGAGCTGGAACTCGCCTGCCGGGCGCTGGCCGAGTTCCCGGTCAACGCGCGCGGCCAGGACCGTACGCCCTCCGTCCTCCTCGAAGAGCTGCTCACCGGCCCCGAGGTCAGCGTCGAGACCGTCTCCTCCGGCGGTGCCACGGGCGTGGTCGGTGTCACGGACAAGAGCATCGGCGGAGCGCCCGCTTTCATCGAGACCGGTCACATGTTCCCGGCGGGCATCGCACCGGAGGCGGAACGGGAAGCGGTCGACACGGCCGTGGCCGCGGTGAAAGCCCTCGGCTTGGACCACGTGGTCTGCCACACCGAGATCAAACTGACGCCCGAAGGCCCCAAGGTGGTCGAGGTCAACCCCCGGCCCGCCGGCAACAGGATCACCGAACTCGTCCGGCACGTGACGGGCATCGACCTGGCCGCCGCCTGCCTGGACGTCGCCCTCGGCCGCACGCCCGACCTCACGCCGCGCCCGACCGGCGTGCACAGCGCCGCCATCGCCTTCCTGCTCCCCGACACCACCGGCACCCTCACCGGCATCCAGGGCGCCGACGAGGTCCGGTCGCAGCCCGGGGTGCTGGAACTCACCCTCGCCGAGCCGGGCCGTGCCGTCCGTGCCGCGACCAGCAACAACGAGTACCTCGGCCACATCATGACGGCCGACACCCGGGGCAGCGGGGCCCGCGAGGCCGCCGAGCGGCTCATCGCGCACCTGCACCCCACGTACGAACAGTGTTCGGCCGAACCGTCGGCGGTGCCCGCATGA
- a CDS encoding Rossmann-like domain-containing protein translates to MTAPALHEPAVRTVDQLIEAVRTGSYGPDPARERIALAFTTAQAVRHAGRSSGYRNEVLSLRLDAAVGSCAVEPGALPAAALDDCVGASVAELLDHPTLPVRIAALDAYLSRVRPHTPDHGARPYPLPAGSSLHRSRARARAVIDLLPVTGIRRVLVIGVVNSLLEQLRERGTDYVPCDLKGGATEWGEPVRTDALAELAHCDAVLASGMTLGNGTFQPLLDHAAATGKPLVMFAQTGSAVLPRFVGAGVSAVSAEPYPFFWLDGGPGVIHRYGGNR, encoded by the coding sequence ATGACCGCACCCGCCCTGCACGAGCCCGCCGTACGCACCGTCGACCAGCTCATCGAGGCGGTCCGCACCGGCAGTTACGGACCCGACCCCGCCCGGGAACGCATCGCGCTCGCCTTCACCACCGCCCAGGCGGTCCGGCACGCAGGCCGCAGCAGCGGATACCGCAACGAGGTGCTCAGCCTGCGCCTCGACGCGGCCGTCGGATCCTGCGCCGTGGAGCCGGGCGCGCTGCCGGCGGCGGCACTCGACGACTGTGTCGGAGCCTCGGTGGCCGAGCTCCTCGACCACCCGACGCTTCCCGTACGGATCGCTGCGCTCGACGCATACCTGAGCCGAGTACGCCCCCACACTCCCGATCACGGCGCCCGCCCCTACCCCCTGCCGGCCGGCAGCTCCCTGCACCGGTCCAGAGCCCGCGCCCGCGCAGTGATCGACCTGCTGCCGGTGACCGGGATCCGCCGGGTGCTCGTCATCGGGGTGGTCAACTCCCTGCTGGAACAACTGCGCGAGCGCGGCACCGATTACGTGCCCTGCGACCTCAAGGGCGGCGCCACCGAGTGGGGCGAGCCGGTACGGACCGACGCCCTCGCGGAGCTGGCGCACTGCGACGCCGTCCTCGCGTCCGGCATGACCCTCGGGAACGGAACCTTCCAGCCGCTGCTCGACCACGCCGCCGCCACCGGCAAGCCCCTGGTCATGTTCGCGCAGACCGGCAGTGCGGTCCTCCCGCGCTTCGTGGGCGCCGGGGTCAGCGCCGTGTCCGCCGAGCCCTACCCCTTCTTCTGGCTCGACGGCGGCCCGGGAGTCATCCACCGCTACGGAGGCAACCGGTGA
- a CDS encoding PLP-dependent cysteine synthase family protein, with protein sequence MTLAPPLYRPPAHSTDAELLTLVGRTPLARIRTELPYAHPGFWAKLECLGAGGMKARSAVSMLRGARQRGELRPGATVVESTSGTLGVGLAFAGQALGHPVVLVGDRELEPSMRQLLRAYGAQLELVERPAPEGGWQAARIARLREVLARIPDAYWPDQYNNPDNAAGYLSMAAELCAQLDHLDVLVCSVGTGGHSAGLIGPLCRRWPRLRVIGVDSVGSAIFGQPARPRLMRGLGSSIHPRNVAHHAFDEVHWVGPAEAVDACRRLARTSFVSGGWSTGAVALVSAWAARVEAGAVVATVFPDGPHRYLGTVYDDDFCHTHGLDRAEPAARPLEIAHPHATEAVGWTRCRTVVAPRAAARPHLPAPTRGEDV encoded by the coding sequence GTGACCCTCGCGCCCCCGCTGTACCGTCCGCCGGCGCACAGCACTGACGCGGAGCTGCTGACCCTGGTCGGCCGCACCCCGCTCGCACGGATCCGTACGGAACTGCCCTACGCCCACCCGGGCTTCTGGGCCAAGCTCGAATGCCTCGGCGCCGGTGGGATGAAGGCGCGGTCCGCCGTGTCCATGCTGCGCGGTGCCCGACAGCGCGGCGAACTCCGCCCGGGCGCCACCGTTGTCGAGTCCACCTCCGGAACCCTGGGGGTCGGTCTCGCCTTCGCCGGACAGGCCCTCGGACATCCGGTCGTTCTCGTCGGAGACCGCGAACTCGAACCGTCCATGAGGCAGTTGCTCCGCGCGTACGGTGCACAGCTGGAGCTGGTGGAGCGGCCCGCCCCCGAGGGCGGCTGGCAGGCGGCGCGGATCGCCCGGCTCCGCGAGGTCCTGGCCCGGATCCCGGATGCCTACTGGCCCGACCAGTACAACAACCCCGACAACGCCGCCGGATACCTCTCCATGGCCGCCGAACTCTGCGCCCAGCTCGACCACCTGGACGTCCTGGTGTGCAGCGTCGGAACCGGTGGCCACAGTGCCGGGCTCATCGGCCCACTGTGCCGCCGCTGGCCGCGCCTGAGGGTGATCGGCGTCGACTCCGTCGGCTCGGCCATCTTCGGCCAGCCCGCGCGCCCCCGCCTCATGCGCGGGCTCGGCAGCAGCATCCACCCCCGCAATGTCGCCCACCACGCCTTCGACGAAGTCCACTGGGTAGGCCCGGCCGAAGCCGTCGACGCCTGCCGCAGGCTCGCCCGTACCAGTTTCGTCAGCGGCGGCTGGAGCACCGGCGCCGTCGCCCTGGTCTCCGCCTGGGCCGCCCGGGTAGAGGCCGGCGCAGTCGTCGCGACCGTCTTCCCCGACGGCCCGCACCGCTACCTCGGCACCGTCTACGACGACGACTTCTGCCACACGCACGGCCTCGACCGGGCCGAACCGGCCGCGCGCCCCCTGGAGATCGCACACCCGCACGCCACCGAGGCAGTCGGCTGGACCCGATGCCGCACCGTCGTCGCCCCGCGCGCGGCCGCCCGGCCGCACCTGCCCGCACCGACACGGGGAGAAGACGTATGA
- a CDS encoding dipeptide epimerase has product MRLTWHATELELAEPLRISRSVMARRDAVWVAIEHGGLTGWGEVVSSDYLGLPTPRIVRHLTTARPAVERLPDPETAWHAHMAVALPGLSELPAGVLAGVEAALLDLVGKRAGRPAHQLLGTHTAPAAQTARTIGIVAPIPAAAQAARLAMSGFTVIKIKAGSPDPAEDLARVDAVRTGAPDAGLLLDPNGAWTERQAHDLLPRFADLGVTAVEQPIAPGSPDALARVAKESPVPVIADEDAVSYEDAVALAGQVHGVNVKLAKCGGIRAALRIHEALRGSGTDLMLGCLTASSLGIAPAVQLADRARWVDLDGHLLLADDPWTGIGGADGTVRAADRAGLGVRRTPTAVVR; this is encoded by the coding sequence ATGAGACTCACCTGGCACGCCACCGAGCTGGAACTGGCCGAACCGCTGCGCATCTCCCGCTCGGTGATGGCCCGTCGCGACGCGGTCTGGGTCGCGATCGAACACGGCGGCCTCACCGGCTGGGGCGAGGTCGTCAGCAGCGACTACCTCGGCCTGCCCACCCCCCGCATCGTCCGGCACCTCACCACGGCACGTCCCGCGGTCGAACGCCTTCCCGACCCCGAGACCGCGTGGCACGCGCACATGGCCGTCGCGCTGCCCGGCCTGTCGGAACTGCCGGCCGGTGTGCTCGCCGGAGTGGAGGCGGCCCTGCTGGACCTGGTCGGCAAGAGGGCCGGCCGGCCCGCCCACCAACTGCTGGGTACGCACACCGCACCGGCCGCACAGACGGCCCGAACCATCGGCATCGTCGCGCCCATACCGGCGGCAGCGCAGGCCGCGCGCCTCGCCATGAGCGGCTTCACCGTCATCAAGATCAAGGCCGGATCGCCCGATCCGGCGGAGGACCTAGCCCGGGTGGACGCCGTGCGCACCGGAGCGCCCGACGCCGGCCTGCTCCTCGACCCCAACGGAGCGTGGACCGAACGCCAGGCCCACGACCTGCTCCCGCGCTTCGCCGACCTCGGCGTCACCGCCGTGGAGCAGCCCATCGCGCCGGGCAGCCCCGACGCGCTCGCCCGCGTGGCCAAGGAGTCCCCGGTGCCCGTCATCGCCGACGAGGACGCCGTCTCCTACGAGGACGCCGTCGCCCTCGCCGGACAGGTGCACGGAGTGAACGTCAAGCTCGCCAAGTGCGGTGGGATACGCGCCGCCCTGCGCATCCACGAGGCCCTGCGCGGCAGCGGCACCGACCTCATGCTCGGCTGCCTCACCGCCAGCTCGCTGGGAATCGCTCCCGCCGTGCAGCTCGCCGACCGGGCCCGCTGGGTCGATCTCGACGGACACCTGCTGCTCGCCGACGACCCGTGGACCGGCATCGGCGGCGCGGACGGCACCGTACGGGCCGCCGACCGGGCCGGACTCGGAGTCCGGCGCACCCCTACGGCGGTCGTCAGGTGA
- a CDS encoding MFS transporter, whose product MRISSAMRGFPLAVRLLLVNQLGVNTGFYLLIPYLATHLTDDLGLSAAVVGIVLGLRNLSQQGLFLIGGSAADRLGARRVIIAGCALRTVGFGLFALGDSLPLLIAASILSGLAGALFNPAVRTYVAQEAGERKAEAFALFNVFATTGALLGPLLGTLLLLVDFRAAAVTAAGVFAALTLAQLLVLPAREVPAPDTGVLADWRETAGNRRFLAFSLAMVGMYGLENQLYLLLPRAATDASGWGGSVGLLFLTGTIANLLFQLRITRALKARGSRGRWIATGLGVMGLGFLPPMLVAGTAAAHPLRLLPVLAGTLLLHLGVMVAQPFVMELIPAFGRATLTGTFYGLFYAASGVAAAAGSVAIGWSMDTAGHTGLTWLPYVCCLTLGLTSSAAVTYLNRRRALPADRAPDLPPPRATAHPRSEPR is encoded by the coding sequence GTGAGGATCTCCAGCGCGATGCGGGGCTTCCCCCTCGCCGTACGACTGCTCCTGGTCAACCAGCTCGGCGTCAACACCGGCTTCTACCTGCTCATCCCGTACCTCGCCACCCACCTCACCGACGACCTGGGGCTCTCGGCCGCCGTCGTCGGCATCGTCCTCGGCCTGCGCAACCTCAGCCAGCAGGGCCTGTTCCTGATCGGCGGCTCGGCCGCCGACCGGCTCGGCGCACGCCGGGTGATCATCGCGGGCTGCGCCCTGCGCACGGTGGGATTCGGGTTGTTCGCCCTCGGCGACAGCCTGCCGCTGCTGATCGCCGCGTCCATACTCAGCGGGCTGGCGGGGGCCCTCTTCAACCCCGCCGTGCGGACGTACGTCGCCCAGGAGGCCGGGGAGCGCAAGGCGGAGGCGTTCGCGCTGTTCAACGTCTTCGCCACCACCGGGGCGCTGCTCGGCCCGCTGCTCGGCACCCTGTTGCTGCTCGTGGACTTCCGGGCGGCCGCCGTCACCGCGGCCGGCGTGTTCGCCGCCCTGACCCTCGCTCAACTGCTGGTGCTGCCGGCCCGTGAGGTACCGGCCCCCGACACCGGCGTCCTCGCCGACTGGCGCGAGACCGCGGGCAACCGTCGGTTCCTGGCGTTCTCCCTCGCCATGGTCGGCATGTACGGCCTGGAGAACCAGCTGTACCTGCTGCTGCCCCGCGCGGCGACCGACGCCTCCGGCTGGGGAGGCTCGGTCGGCCTGCTGTTCCTCACCGGGACCATCGCCAACCTGCTGTTCCAGCTGCGCATCACCCGCGCACTCAAAGCCCGGGGGAGCAGGGGGCGCTGGATCGCCACCGGCCTGGGCGTCATGGGCCTCGGATTCCTGCCCCCGATGCTCGTCGCGGGCACCGCCGCCGCGCACCCACTGCGGCTCCTGCCGGTGCTCGCCGGGACCCTGCTGCTGCACCTCGGTGTGATGGTCGCCCAGCCCTTCGTGATGGAGCTGATACCGGCCTTCGGGCGCGCGACCCTGACCGGCACGTTCTACGGCCTCTTCTACGCGGCCTCCGGAGTCGCCGCGGCCGCCGGCAGCGTGGCCATCGGCTGGTCCATGGACACCGCCGGCCACACCGGCCTGACCTGGCTGCCGTACGTCTGCTGCCTCACCCTCGGCCTGACCTCCTCCGCGGCCGTGACGTACCTGAACCGAAGACGGGCCCTGCCCGCCGACCGGGCCCCGGACCTCCCGCCCCCTCGTGCCACCGCACACCCCCGAAGCGAGCCCCGATGA
- a CDS encoding class I SAM-dependent methyltransferase has protein sequence MTSGNLLTDHPALYEERFPDPERLAARWTEDALARHGAGPRVLDVGCGTGRDAAWIHHRAGREVTGIDTSHTMLAHAGTHHPGPGYHLADMRDFDLGTTFDAIVCLDSALLYCHTNEDLTAFLARCRAHLTPGGLLVAEMRNGAFFLGTTELLDGPRTHTFTWRGTTYTSRTTLWIDHGAQLLRRRRTWTADDGSPPDEQHSAWRLLFPQELRHFLTTAGFEVLALHDGPGPRTEPPWSEGEAPHGTTSSDRLHLVARLTPHPSNGDTPA, from the coding sequence ATGACCAGCGGCAACCTGCTCACCGACCACCCCGCCCTCTACGAGGAACGCTTCCCCGACCCCGAACGCCTCGCCGCCCGCTGGACCGAGGACGCACTGGCCCGCCACGGAGCCGGACCCCGCGTGCTCGACGTCGGCTGCGGCACCGGGCGGGACGCCGCCTGGATCCACCACCGGGCCGGCCGCGAAGTCACCGGCATCGACACCTCGCACACCATGCTGGCCCACGCGGGCACCCACCACCCCGGCCCGGGCTACCACCTGGCCGACATGCGCGACTTCGACCTCGGCACGACCTTCGACGCGATCGTCTGCCTGGACAGCGCCCTGCTCTACTGCCACACCAACGAGGACCTCACCGCCTTCCTCGCCCGCTGCCGCGCCCACCTCACCCCCGGCGGGCTGCTCGTCGCCGAGATGCGCAACGGGGCCTTCTTCCTCGGCACCACCGAACTCCTCGACGGCCCGCGCACCCACACCTTCACCTGGCGCGGCACCACGTACACCTCCCGCACCACCCTGTGGATCGATCACGGCGCACAACTCCTGCGCCGCCGAAGGACCTGGACCGCCGACGACGGCTCCCCGCCGGACGAGCAGCACTCCGCCTGGAGGCTCCTCTTCCCCCAGGAGCTGCGGCACTTCCTCACCACCGCCGGCTTCGAGGTCCTCGCACTGCACGACGGACCCGGACCCCGCACCGAACCGCCGTGGAGCGAAGGCGAGGCCCCGCACGGGACCACGAGTTCCGACCGCCTCCATCTCGTCGCCCGGCTCACACCCCACCCCAGCAACGGAGACACCCCCGCATGA
- a CDS encoding ABC transporter substrate-binding protein, whose product MNDARSSLARRGFLIATGATALAFTAACGTGATTPDAKNAAEGAPKRGGKLRAAFAGGGANETLDPHAANLFVDAARAKALFDKLADFGADLAAVPRLAERWEPNDALDTWRITLRKAAFHDGRPVTAEDVLYSYRRIADPKATFRAKASLEPIDLDASRALDPATVEFKLKRPYAEFPNVLAAFGAYIVPRDATAFDEPIGSGPFGFVSFKPGSSLVVKRNDTYWEGAPHLDELEFVVAGEESARVSALLGGQVEYAHELNPATARTHEGKGKIEIVRLPGSAMQGFVMKTDRPPFDDPRVRQAFFLIADRKELVDGALSGAGEIGNDLYGKGYQYYPAGLPQRTQDLDKARALLKEAGAEGLKVTLDTAPAATGFVEAAGIFKEQAAKAGVTVEIKVGNKDTYWKDILNAGTFASYRSGAMPIESHISQRLLTGSTTNATKWQQKDFDDLYRQAQSTRDVTQRGALYERMQRRLHDEGGFLIWGFADWIIATAPTVHGVSKQAPANTLDWARFDKIWLA is encoded by the coding sequence ATGAACGACGCCCGCTCCAGCCTCGCCCGCAGAGGCTTCCTCATCGCCACGGGCGCCACCGCCCTCGCCTTCACCGCCGCCTGCGGCACCGGCGCCACCACCCCGGACGCCAAGAACGCCGCAGAAGGAGCCCCCAAGCGCGGTGGCAAGCTGCGCGCCGCCTTCGCCGGTGGCGGCGCCAACGAGACCCTCGACCCGCACGCCGCCAACCTGTTCGTCGACGCCGCCCGCGCCAAGGCCCTCTTCGACAAGCTCGCCGACTTCGGCGCCGACCTCGCCGCCGTCCCCAGGCTCGCCGAGCGCTGGGAGCCCAACGACGCCCTCGACACCTGGCGCATCACCCTGCGCAAGGCCGCCTTCCACGACGGCAGGCCCGTCACCGCCGAGGACGTCCTCTACAGCTACCGCCGCATCGCGGACCCCAAGGCAACCTTCCGGGCCAAGGCATCCCTGGAGCCGATCGACCTCGACGCCAGCCGCGCCCTGGACCCGGCCACCGTCGAGTTCAAGCTCAAGCGCCCGTACGCCGAATTCCCCAACGTCCTCGCCGCATTCGGTGCGTACATCGTGCCCAGGGACGCCACCGCCTTCGACGAGCCCATCGGCTCCGGACCGTTCGGCTTCGTCTCCTTCAAGCCGGGCAGCTCCCTCGTCGTCAAGCGCAACGACACCTACTGGGAGGGCGCCCCCCACCTGGACGAGCTCGAATTCGTCGTGGCCGGCGAGGAGTCGGCCCGCGTCAGCGCTCTGCTCGGCGGCCAGGTCGAGTACGCCCACGAGCTGAACCCGGCCACCGCCCGCACCCACGAGGGCAAGGGGAAGATCGAGATCGTCCGGCTCCCGGGCAGCGCGATGCAGGGCTTCGTCATGAAGACCGACCGGCCGCCGTTCGACGATCCCCGGGTCCGCCAGGCCTTCTTCCTCATCGCCGATCGCAAGGAACTCGTCGACGGCGCCCTCTCCGGCGCCGGCGAGATCGGCAACGACCTGTACGGCAAGGGCTACCAGTACTACCCCGCCGGTCTCCCGCAGCGCACCCAGGACCTCGACAAGGCCCGTGCCCTGCTCAAGGAGGCCGGGGCCGAGGGGCTGAAGGTCACCCTCGACACCGCGCCCGCCGCCACGGGCTTCGTCGAGGCCGCCGGCATCTTCAAGGAGCAGGCCGCCAAGGCCGGAGTCACCGTCGAGATCAAGGTCGGCAACAAGGACACCTACTGGAAGGACATCCTCAACGCCGGAACCTTCGCCTCCTACCGCTCGGGCGCCATGCCCATAGAGTCCCACATCTCCCAGCGGCTGCTGACCGGCTCCACCACCAACGCCACCAAGTGGCAGCAGAAGGACTTCGACGACCTCTACCGGCAGGCCCAGTCCACCCGCGACGTCACGCAGCGCGGCGCCCTCTACGAGCGGATGCAGCGCCGGCTGCACGACGAGGGCGGCTTCCTGATCTGGGGCTTCGCCGACTGGATCATCGCCACCGCGCCCACGGTGCACGGGGTGTCGAAGCAGGCCCCCGCCAACACCCTCGACTGGGCCCGCTTCGACAAGATCTGGCTGGCGTGA
- a CDS encoding ABC transporter permease, with product MTPPLSWIGRRLLLGLGQTAAVVLFIFALTEALPGDAAVALAGDHPDPARIARIRETMGLDRPAPERLADWAAGLLHGDLGTSLISGRPVTGYLTAGLGPTLLLAAATLALLVPLSIGLGVLAARREGGPLDRTVSALTLAVHAVPEFAVGVLLATVFGLWLGWLPPTAVGADVFTEPAVLILPVVVLLSRPVCTISRLVRAGMIDAMASPYVAQARRYGVSGTRITWTHALPNALAPATQQLARTCDWLLSGVIVVEALFVIPGLGTVLIEAVAARDIPVVQGMAVVFGIVTVTVNLAADLAARRFAPRSQVAA from the coding sequence GTGACACCGCCCCTTTCGTGGATCGGCCGCCGCCTGCTCCTCGGCCTGGGGCAGACGGCGGCCGTCGTCCTGTTCATCTTCGCCCTCACCGAGGCGCTGCCCGGTGACGCGGCCGTCGCGCTCGCCGGGGACCATCCCGATCCCGCCCGCATCGCCCGCATCCGCGAGACGATGGGCCTGGACCGGCCCGCCCCCGAACGCCTCGCCGACTGGGCCGCCGGCCTCCTGCACGGCGACCTCGGCACCTCCCTGATCAGCGGACGGCCCGTCACCGGATACCTGACCGCCGGACTCGGCCCCACCTTGCTGCTGGCCGCCGCCACCCTCGCCCTGCTCGTCCCGCTCTCCATCGGCCTCGGGGTTCTGGCGGCCCGCCGCGAGGGCGGCCCGCTGGACCGGACCGTCAGCGCCCTGACCCTCGCCGTGCACGCCGTACCGGAATTCGCCGTCGGGGTGCTGCTCGCCACGGTCTTCGGACTGTGGCTGGGCTGGCTGCCGCCCACCGCCGTCGGCGCAGACGTGTTCACCGAGCCCGCCGTCCTGATCCTGCCCGTCGTCGTCCTGCTGTCGCGGCCCGTGTGCACCATCAGCCGCCTCGTGCGCGCCGGGATGATCGACGCCATGGCATCGCCGTACGTGGCCCAGGCCCGCCGCTACGGAGTCTCCGGCACCCGGATCACCTGGACCCACGCCCTGCCCAACGCGCTCGCCCCCGCCACCCAGCAACTGGCCCGTACCTGCGACTGGCTCCTCAGCGGAGTGATCGTCGTGGAGGCCCTGTTCGTGATCCCGGGCCTCGGCACCGTACTCATCGAGGCCGTCGCCGCCCGTGACATCCCGGTCGTGCAGGGCATGGCCGTGGTCTTCGGGATCGTCACCGTGACGGTCAACCTCGCCGCCGACCTGGCCGCCCGCCGCTTCGCACCCCGGTCCCAGGTGGCGGCATGA
- a CDS encoding ABC transporter permease, with protein MKQEPSRSLLALGLIGLPVLLALVGPFVAGPAGPRSVSFASGDGHWLGTDSSGRDVWQQVLLGGRSVVLVAIAATALAYLVAIPLGLTAALTRRTWLEEALMRPLDVVIAVPSLLLVLLVAATLTPGPAGLTVLVGLAAVPDAARVVHAAAVEISSRPAVEALRMQGESWWRTAIGYVARSMRRTLAADAGIRLTGALYLVATAAFLGVGVQPDAADWAVMVDRNRTGLFLQPWAVVVPALLIAGLSMGTNLLFDAVLQRRTIRKGARR; from the coding sequence ATGAAGCAGGAACCGTCGAGGTCACTCCTCGCCCTCGGACTGATCGGCCTCCCCGTCCTCCTCGCCCTGGTGGGACCCTTCGTGGCGGGCCCGGCCGGCCCCCGCTCGGTCTCCTTCGCCTCCGGCGACGGGCACTGGCTCGGCACCGACTCCAGCGGACGCGACGTGTGGCAACAGGTGCTCCTCGGCGGCCGCTCCGTCGTACTCGTGGCGATCGCGGCCACCGCCCTCGCCTACCTCGTCGCCATCCCGCTGGGCCTCACCGCAGCCCTCACCCGCCGCACCTGGCTGGAAGAAGCACTGATGCGCCCCCTGGACGTGGTCATCGCGGTGCCCTCGCTCCTGCTGGTGCTGCTCGTCGCGGCCACCCTCACCCCGGGACCCGCCGGGCTCACCGTCCTGGTCGGCCTGGCCGCCGTACCCGACGCCGCCCGCGTCGTGCACGCGGCGGCCGTCGAGATCTCCTCCCGGCCGGCCGTCGAAGCACTGCGCATGCAGGGGGAGTCGTGGTGGCGGACAGCCATCGGCTACGTGGCCCGTTCCATGCGCCGCACCCTCGCCGCCGACGCCGGGATCCGGCTCACCGGAGCCCTCTACCTGGTCGCGACCGCCGCCTTCCTCGGCGTGGGAGTACAGCCCGACGCCGCCGACTGGGCGGTCATGGTCGACCGCAACCGCACCGGCCTCTTCCTCCAGCCCTGGGCCGTGGTCGTGCCCGCCCTGCTCATCGCAGGCCTGTCGATGGGCACCAACCTGCTGTTCGACGCCGTCCTCCAACGGCGCACCATCCGGAAGGGAGCGAGGCGATGA